From Glycine soja cultivar W05 chromosome 4, ASM419377v2, whole genome shotgun sequence, the proteins below share one genomic window:
- the LOC114409292 gene encoding sugar transport protein 5-like: MAGGGLAVVDAPPCGFDGKITLSVVITCIVAASSGLIFGYDIGVSGGVTTMVPFLEKFFPSILRNGAGAKNMYCVYDSQLLTLFTSSLYLAGLVSSLAASRVTAALGRRNTIMLGGVIFFAGGALNGGAENIAMLILGRILLGLGVGFTNQAAPLYLSEIAPPKWRGAFNTGFQFFLGVGVLAAGCINYATAKHPWGWRISLGLAVVPATVMTVGAFLITDTPSSLVERGKIDQARNALSKVRGSNIDVEPELEELINWSHNAKSMVQESFMTIFERRYRPHLVMAIAIPLFQQLTGINIVAFYSPNLFQSVGMGHDAALLSTVILGIVNLASLILSTAVVDRFGRRFLFITGGILMLFCQIAVSALLAMVTGVHGTKDMSKGNAMLVLVLLCFYDAGFGWSWGPLTWLIPSEIFPLKIRTTGQSIAVGVQFIALFALSQTFLTMLCHFKFGAFLFYTVWIAVMTLFIMFFLPETKGIPLESMYTIWGKHWFWGRFVGGAVKQDNLP, from the exons GAGGTGTCACAACGATGGTACCGTTTCTTGAAAAATTCTTCCCATCAATACTGAGAAATGGAGCTGGTGCGAAGAACATGTACTGTGTGTATGACAGCCAATTGTTGACGTTATTCACGTCTTCTTTGTACCTTGCTGGGTTAGTGTCATCTCTTGCGGCTAGCCGAGTCACGGCGGCGTTGGGTCGGAGAAACACCATCATGTTGGGTGGTGTCATTTTTTTTGCTGGTGGCGCTCTTAATGGAGGTGCGGAAAATATTGCTATGCTCATTTTGGGTCGTATCCTTCTGGGCCTTGGGGTCGGTTTCACTAATCAA GCTGCGCCACTATACCTCTCTGAAATCGCACCACCAAAATGGCGAGGGGCTTTCAACACAGGCTTCCAATTTTTCCTAGGAGTTGGAGTGCTTGCCGCCGGCTGCATAAACTACGCCACCGCGAAGCACCCGTGGGGGTGGCGAATCTCCCTTGGCCTCGCCGTGGTGCCCGCAACCGTTATGACAGTTGGCGCATTCCTCATAACCGACACCCCCAGCAGCTTGGTTGAGCGCGGGAAAATAGACCAAGCCAGAAACGCCTTGAGCAAAGTCAGAGGGTCCAACATCGACGTTGAACCCGAGTTGGAAGAGCTAATTAATTGGTCGCATAATGCGAAATCTATGGTGCAGGAGTCCTTCATGACCATATTTGAGAGACGCTATCGACCCCACTTGGTCATGGCAATTGCTATCCCACTTTTTCAGCAGCTTACGGGCATCAACATCGTCGCATTCTATTCACCTAACCTCTTTCAGTCTGTGGGTATGGGACACGATGCTGCTTTACTTTCAACTGTAATACTTGGAATTGTCAACCTTGCTTCTCTCATCTTATCCACTGCTGTTGTTGATCGCTTTGGTCGAAGGTTCTTGTTCATTACTGGTGGCATTCTCATGCTTTTCTGTCAG ATTGCGGTGTCTGCTTTGCTAGCTATGGTGACTGGTGTTCATGGTACAAAGGACATGTCAAAGGGTAACGCAATGTTGGTATTGGTCCTACTGTGCTTTTATGATGCAGGTTTTGGTTGGTCATGGGGCCCTCTCACCTGGCTAATTCCAAGTGAAATTTTCCCCTTGAAAATCAGAACCACCGGGCAAAGCATAGCAGTTGGGGTGCAGTTTATAGCACTATTTGCGTTATCCCAGACATTTTTGACAATGCTGTGCCACTTCAAGTTCGGCGCCTTCTTGTTCTATACTGTTTGGATTGCAGTGATGactctctttattatgtttttcttgCCCGAGACGAAAGGAATTCCATTGGAGTCAATGTACACCATATGGGGCAAACACTGGTTTtgggggaggtttgttggaGGAGCAGTTAAGCAAGATAATCTTCCATGA